In Miscanthus floridulus cultivar M001 chromosome 5, ASM1932011v1, whole genome shotgun sequence, one genomic interval encodes:
- the LOC136453903 gene encoding transcription factor bHLH77-like isoform X1 gives MNCGPPDQLPPASAPSCFLNLNWDQSMAAATAGDHLDPALSSMVSSPASNSTAAAATDGLALHGISPQPQYGGTPLSSPPKLNLSMMGQFHHYPPPQVGGAAPGGLPILENLMPMSHLDQFLADPGFAEPAARLSGFDGRPGGSGYGGAVPGQFGLPDAGPIGALKELELGNGLDESSVSDPASASAEMALKAPSDGNAKKRKASGKGKGKDGPGSTAAKDLAKVRTQLRCFGSPICHAVQVWGKRFHSGGVLQEESGGKRCKSADESNGAEDNSTKGKAAQSSSENGGKKQGKDSTSKPPEPPKDYIHVRARRGEATDSHSLAERVRREKISQRMKLLQDLVPGCNKVVGKAVMLDEIINYVQSLQRQVEFLSMKLATVNPQLDFNNLPNLLPKDIHQSCGPLQNSHFPLETSGAPLPYLNQPHQGNPLGCSLTNGMDSQSSMHPLDPAFCRPMNSQHPFLNGVSDAASQVGTFWQDDLQSVVHMDIGQSQEIAPTSSNSYNGSLQTVHMKMEL, from the exons ATGAACTGCGGGCCGCCCGACCAGCTGCCGCCGGCGTCGGCGCCGTCGTGCTTCCTCAACCTCAACTGGGACCAGTCCATGGCCGCCGCCACGGCCGGCGACCACCTCGACCCGGCGCTCAGCTCGATGGTCTCCTCCCCGGCGTCCAACTCGACGGCCGCCGCGGCGACTGACGGCCTCGCTCTCCACGGGATCTCGCCGCAGCCGCAGTACGGAGGCACTCCGCTGAGCTCGCCCCCCAAGCTCAACCTTTCCATGATGGGCCAGTTCCACCACTACCCGCCGCCGCAGGTCGGCGGCGCTGCACCCGGCGGCTTGCCAATCCTCGAGAACTTGATGCCGATGAGCCATCTAGACCAGTTCCTCGCCGACCCAGGCTTCGCCGAGCCCGCGGCGAGGCTCTCCGGCTTTGACGGCCGCCCCGGTGGAAGTGGCTATGGCGGCGCCGTGCCGGGACAGTTTGGCCTCCCGGACGCCGGACCCATCGGTGCATTGAAGGAGCTGGAGCTCGGGAACGGCCTGGATGAGTCATCGGTGTCCGATCCGGCGTCCGCCAGCGCGGAGATGGCGCTCAAGGCGCCTTCCGATGGCAATGCAAAGAAACGGAAGGCTAGCGGAAAGGGGAAAGGCAAGGACGGCCCCGGGTCCACCGCCGCCAAGGATCTCGCGAAGGTACGTACACAATTGCGTTGCTTTGGTTCCCCAATTTGCCACGCGGTTCAGGTTTGGGGCAAAAGATTTCATTCTGGGGGCGTTTTGCAGGAGGAATCCGGTGGGAAGCGGTGCAAATCGGCGGACGAGAGCAATGGCGCGGAGGACAACTCCACCAAGGGCAAGGCCGCGCAGAGCAGTAGCGAGAATGGCGGAAAGAAGCAGGGGAAGGACAGCACATCGAAGCCTCCCGAGCCGCCCAAGGACTACATCCATGTCCGGGCGCGGCGCGGTGAGGCGACAGACAGCCACAGCCTCGCGGAGAGG GTGAGAAGGGAAAAGATCAGCCAGCGGATGAAGCTGCTGCAGGATCTTGTCCCGGGTTGCAATAAG GTGGTTGGCAAGGCAGTCATGCTGGATGAAATCATAAACTACGTGCAGTCCTTGCAACGGCAAGTCGAG TTTCTGTCCATGAAATTGGCCACTGTGAATCCCCAGCTCGACTTCAACAACCTGCCTAACCTCCTTCCTAAAGAT ATACACCAGTCCTGTGGCCCGCTGCAGAACTCGCATTTTCCACTGGAGACCTCAGGTGCACCGCTGCCATACCTTAACCAGCCTCACCAGGGGAACCCTCTAGGTTGCAGCCTAACCAATGGCATGGACAGCCAGAGTTCTATGCATCCACTTGACCCAGCATTTTGCCGGCCAATGAATTCGCAACATCCTTTCCTCAACGGTGTTAGTGATGCGGCGTCTCAG GTCGGGACTTTCTGGCAAGACGACCTTCAAAGTGTAGTTCACATGGATATCGGGCAAAGTCAGGAGATTGCTCCCACCTCTTCGAATAGCTACAACG GTTCATTGCAAACAGTCCACATGAAAATGGAGCTTTGA
- the LOC136453903 gene encoding transcription factor bHLH77-like isoform X2 — translation MNCGPPDQLPPASAPSCFLNLNWDQSMAAATAGDHLDPALSSMVSSPASNSTAAAATDGLALHGISPQPQYGGTPLSSPPKLNLSMMGQFHHYPPPQVGGAAPGGLPILENLMPMSHLDQFLADPGFAEPAARLSGFDGRPGGSGYGGAVPGQFGLPDAGPIGALKELELGNGLDESSVSDPASASAEMALKAPSDGNAKKRKASGKGKGKDGPGSTAAKDLAKEESGGKRCKSADESNGAEDNSTKGKAAQSSSENGGKKQGKDSTSKPPEPPKDYIHVRARRGEATDSHSLAERVRREKISQRMKLLQDLVPGCNKVVGKAVMLDEIINYVQSLQRQVEFLSMKLATVNPQLDFNNLPNLLPKDIHQSCGPLQNSHFPLETSGAPLPYLNQPHQGNPLGCSLTNGMDSQSSMHPLDPAFCRPMNSQHPFLNGVSDAASQVGTFWQDDLQSVVHMDIGQSQEIAPTSSNSYNGSLQTVHMKMEL, via the exons ATGAACTGCGGGCCGCCCGACCAGCTGCCGCCGGCGTCGGCGCCGTCGTGCTTCCTCAACCTCAACTGGGACCAGTCCATGGCCGCCGCCACGGCCGGCGACCACCTCGACCCGGCGCTCAGCTCGATGGTCTCCTCCCCGGCGTCCAACTCGACGGCCGCCGCGGCGACTGACGGCCTCGCTCTCCACGGGATCTCGCCGCAGCCGCAGTACGGAGGCACTCCGCTGAGCTCGCCCCCCAAGCTCAACCTTTCCATGATGGGCCAGTTCCACCACTACCCGCCGCCGCAGGTCGGCGGCGCTGCACCCGGCGGCTTGCCAATCCTCGAGAACTTGATGCCGATGAGCCATCTAGACCAGTTCCTCGCCGACCCAGGCTTCGCCGAGCCCGCGGCGAGGCTCTCCGGCTTTGACGGCCGCCCCGGTGGAAGTGGCTATGGCGGCGCCGTGCCGGGACAGTTTGGCCTCCCGGACGCCGGACCCATCGGTGCATTGAAGGAGCTGGAGCTCGGGAACGGCCTGGATGAGTCATCGGTGTCCGATCCGGCGTCCGCCAGCGCGGAGATGGCGCTCAAGGCGCCTTCCGATGGCAATGCAAAGAAACGGAAGGCTAGCGGAAAGGGGAAAGGCAAGGACGGCCCCGGGTCCACCGCCGCCAAGGATCTCGCGAAG GAGGAATCCGGTGGGAAGCGGTGCAAATCGGCGGACGAGAGCAATGGCGCGGAGGACAACTCCACCAAGGGCAAGGCCGCGCAGAGCAGTAGCGAGAATGGCGGAAAGAAGCAGGGGAAGGACAGCACATCGAAGCCTCCCGAGCCGCCCAAGGACTACATCCATGTCCGGGCGCGGCGCGGTGAGGCGACAGACAGCCACAGCCTCGCGGAGAGG GTGAGAAGGGAAAAGATCAGCCAGCGGATGAAGCTGCTGCAGGATCTTGTCCCGGGTTGCAATAAG GTGGTTGGCAAGGCAGTCATGCTGGATGAAATCATAAACTACGTGCAGTCCTTGCAACGGCAAGTCGAG TTTCTGTCCATGAAATTGGCCACTGTGAATCCCCAGCTCGACTTCAACAACCTGCCTAACCTCCTTCCTAAAGAT ATACACCAGTCCTGTGGCCCGCTGCAGAACTCGCATTTTCCACTGGAGACCTCAGGTGCACCGCTGCCATACCTTAACCAGCCTCACCAGGGGAACCCTCTAGGTTGCAGCCTAACCAATGGCATGGACAGCCAGAGTTCTATGCATCCACTTGACCCAGCATTTTGCCGGCCAATGAATTCGCAACATCCTTTCCTCAACGGTGTTAGTGATGCGGCGTCTCAG GTCGGGACTTTCTGGCAAGACGACCTTCAAAGTGTAGTTCACATGGATATCGGGCAAAGTCAGGAGATTGCTCCCACCTCTTCGAATAGCTACAACG GTTCATTGCAAACAGTCCACATGAAAATGGAGCTTTGA